Proteins from a genomic interval of Rosa chinensis cultivar Old Blush chromosome 2, RchiOBHm-V2, whole genome shotgun sequence:
- the LOC112188284 gene encoding uncharacterized protein LOC112188284 isoform X2: protein MSFALKLNLSNPRIKPNSNFGGLAGTATNPHRLPYHLRLPARRFNSFSVQSEYVNGASEPSISSHYTESIGTPSPSSHLLQWNLTQRHVVVLNVVACAAAVSATWLFCSAIPTLLAFKRAADSLAKLMDVMREELPDTMAAVRLSGMEISDLTMELSDLGQEITQGVRSSTRAVRVAEDRLRRLTNMAPTGSSKSEK from the exons ATGTCGTTTGCTCTGAAATTGAATCTCTCAAACCCTAGAATCAAACCCAACTCCAACTTCGGAGGCCTCGCCGGTACCGCCACTAATCCCCACCGTCTCCCCTACCATCTCAGACTCCCCGCACGGCGGTTCAACTCCTTTTCCGTACAGTCAGAGTATGTTAACGGAGCTTCAGAGCCGTCAATTTCATCGCATTACACAGAGAGCATCGGAACCCCATCACCTTCGTCCCACCTTCTTCAGTGGAACCTCACCCAACGACACGTCGTTGTCCTCAATGTCGTTGCTTGCGCT gctGCGGTTTCTGCAACGTGGCTCTTCTGCTCTGCAATTCCAACGCTTCTG GCTTTCAAGAGAGCAGCTGATTCACTTGCAAAGCTGATGGATGTTATGAGGGAAGAGCTTCCGGATACAATGGCGGCTGTTCGCTTATCCGGGATGGAGATCAGTGACCTAACCATGGAGCTCAGTGATCTTGG CCAGGAGATTACACAAGGTGTTAGGAGTTCTACTCGAGCTGTTCGTGTGGCGGAGGACAGGTTGCGCCGCTTGACAAACATGGCCCCTACAG GAAGTAGCAAGTCCGAAAAATGA
- the LOC112188285 gene encoding uncharacterized protein LOC112188285: MESSSSADQREEERHPLLHSPCHFFDQLITACLKCLGLDHDFSFSAAAGKTKADQHQQYPAPQTEMEMKFREEVVVTATGNARWTRALRVKRPSLGSGSGPQINRASSY; this comes from the exons ATGGAGTCCTCGAGCTCAGCCGACCAGAGAGAAGAAGAACGACACCCTTTGTTGCACAGCCCCTGCCATTTCTTCGACCAACTCATCACCGCTTGCCTCAAGTGCCTCGGACTTGATCATGACTTCTCCTTCTCCGCCGCCGCTGGAAAGACAAAGGCAGATCAACATCAACAGTACCCTGCTCCGCAGACCGAAATGGAAATGAAATTCAGG GAAGAGGTTGTTGTGACAGCCACAGGTAATGCAAGGTGGACAAGAGCGTTGAGAGTGAAACGGCCTTCGCTAGGCTCTGGTTCAGGTCCTCAGATTAACCGTGCTTCGTCCTATTAA
- the LOC112188284 gene encoding uncharacterized protein LOC112188284 isoform X1, whose amino-acid sequence MSFALKLNLSNPRIKPNSNFGGLAGTATNPHRLPYHLRLPARRFNSFSVQSEYVNGASEPSISSHYTESIGTPSPSSHLLQWNLTQRHVVVLNVVACAAAVSATWLFCSAIPTLLAFKRAADSLAKLMDVMREELPDTMAAVRLSGMEISDLTMELSDLGQEITQGVRSSTRAVRVAEDRLRRLTNMAPTASVQEVASPKNEVPGPLLATTARSIREGVVKGRALWQMFFTITRFSRLALNFLIRRKKQ is encoded by the exons ATGTCGTTTGCTCTGAAATTGAATCTCTCAAACCCTAGAATCAAACCCAACTCCAACTTCGGAGGCCTCGCCGGTACCGCCACTAATCCCCACCGTCTCCCCTACCATCTCAGACTCCCCGCACGGCGGTTCAACTCCTTTTCCGTACAGTCAGAGTATGTTAACGGAGCTTCAGAGCCGTCAATTTCATCGCATTACACAGAGAGCATCGGAACCCCATCACCTTCGTCCCACCTTCTTCAGTGGAACCTCACCCAACGACACGTCGTTGTCCTCAATGTCGTTGCTTGCGCT gctGCGGTTTCTGCAACGTGGCTCTTCTGCTCTGCAATTCCAACGCTTCTG GCTTTCAAGAGAGCAGCTGATTCACTTGCAAAGCTGATGGATGTTATGAGGGAAGAGCTTCCGGATACAATGGCGGCTGTTCGCTTATCCGGGATGGAGATCAGTGACCTAACCATGGAGCTCAGTGATCTTGG CCAGGAGATTACACAAGGTGTTAGGAGTTCTACTCGAGCTGTTCGTGTGGCGGAGGACAGGTTGCGCCGCTTGACAAACATGGCCCCTACAG CATCCGTGCAGGAAGTAGCAAGTCCGAAAAATGAGGTTCCGGGGCCACTTTTGGCTACAACTGCAAGAAGCATACGAGAGGGAGTCGTGAAGGGTCGTGCTCTCTGGCAAATGTTTTTCACCATCACCCGGTTTTCTAGGTTGGCACTCAACTTTTTGATCAGACGGAAGAAGCAATAG
- the LOC112190772 gene encoding uncharacterized protein LOC112190772, whose translation MDHRERAHASHQEWRQSMSSTQHEAYLARRRAHARGKRLAVENVSDHEQEAGPSNRNRLAPVHSDNESISSRVSSYSQNHDQDATRVRLTHIRQLARSTTSRLNNVVIQNSVPYEMPNVTMNNHDEDHNNNEHMVNNHEDQNNNTELENNPQDQRSSSVDAVRRTRRAVVNCNCARDFNEGWGVPFCRLPALRTCPYCNARLFHRETFNLCCSKGNIVLPLIPSPPEMIQLFSDQTDVGRKFRQNIRAYNNVFAFTSMGVHVDESINLQGRGIYTFRAQGSIYHKIGGLLPSEGARPRYLQAYIYDTEHELDNRLSESVVLDRALVEKIQQILNHYNPFVHQFRSLGQRQDLPNCRLIIREQPSNQRQYCLPSTSQVAAIIVGGGDINPNGRDLIVQTISGRLWNVKDSVGYYDPMQYPLLLPYGTYGWDINSHDENGRPMSCCDYYAYMLQMRPGDENPLLRGGRLLQQYVVDNYVKIESQKLRWLRSNQDTIRKEFYQGLQDSFIAGENNAGNVGHRTILPSSFVGSPRDMYQRYQDAMALVQKYGRPDLFITMTCNPNWEEIKSELLPGQTSQDRPDLEVRVFRSKLEQLKEDIITKGVLGRVIAHAFVVEFQKRGLPHVHMLVILDENDKLNNPEDYDRIVRAEIPDKDEEPQLYDLVLKHMIHGPCGTLNQQSSCMKNGRCNKSYPKSFVNFTVQGNDAYPIYRRRASRLPVPLRRSRDTMVDNSWVVPYNPWLLLRYDCHINVEICGSIKSVKYLYKYDYKGPDRVAVQVQSDPEFDEIRQFVDARWVCAPEALWRIFKFVMNRIYPTVDRLQIHLPNMQQIRFDANETVEVILTDEHAQKSMLTEYFTMNRMDPEARRYLYREFPQYYRNNYKVIGRIYSVSPSEGEKFYLRVLLNHIRGPRSFRDLLTINGVLQTTFKEAAEKRGLLEDDNSIRQCLLEASAIRMPSALRRLFVTILVYSQPTGVRRLWDEFYPFMIEDYSSSSDIVDVSVRNRLLRDLNRMLEQFNKGTGEFDLPEMTSEPEDSLGIPRCIEDEISINIPQEDIDAIDHLNNDQMIAFNTIMAAVEGRESALFFIDGPGGTGKTYLYRALLAKLRRMNHIVLATASSGIAANLLSGGRTAHSRFKIPLNVDASSMCSISKQSALARLIQDSTAIIWDEAPMTHRHVFEALDRTFRDIMDVELPFGGKIMIFGGDFRQVLPVIPKGTKSELIQASIVKATFWAQTKILRLRQNMRSINDHQFAEFLLRVGDGSEQVIDDEMMRLPERMVVPWESDQSINQIIDEVFPNLGDHVNDARYMVDRALITPINDDVDVLNEKIINMFPGEEITLYSFDSVEDDMRNLYQPEFLNSITAGGLPPHKLTLKVGAPIMLLRNIDPKLGLCNGTRLLCRGSYQNLIDAKILTGQFAGTRVFLPRIPLKSAENAGLPFQLTRKQFPVKLSFSLTINKSQGQTIPHVGVYLPDHVFSHGQLYVALSRGVSESTTKVLVKKGSIVGEDGVFTKNVVFKEVLLHSNTNDRSSS comes from the exons ATGGATCATAGAGAGCGTGCACATGCTAGCCATCAGGAATGGAGACAATCGATGAGTTCTACACAACATGAAGCCTATTTGGCACGGCGGCGAGCTCATGCTAGGGGAAAGCGACTAGCCGTGGAAAATGTAAGTGACCATGAACAAGAGGCGGGCCCAAGTAATAGGAATAGGCTAGCTCCAG TACACTCCGACAACGAGAGCATAAGTTCAAGAGTCTCATCCTATTCCCAAAACCATGACCAAGATGCTACAAGGGTGCGCTTGACCCACATAAGACAATTAGCCCGTTCGACTACGTCTCGACTAAACAATGTGGTTATTCAGAATTCTGTGCCTTACG AGATGCCTAATGTCACAATGAATAATCACGATGAGGACCACAATAACAACGAGCATATGGTGAATAATCATGAGGATCAGAACAACAACACTGAGCTAGAGAATAACCCACAGGATCAGCGCAGCAGCAGTGTTGACGCAGTGCGGCGTACAAGGAGAGCAGTAGTAAATTGCAACTGCGCTAGAGATTTTAATGAGGGATGGGGTGTCCCATTTTGTCGATTGCCTGCACTAAGAACATGTCCATACTGCAATGCACGGTTATTTCATCGAGAGACCTTCAATTTGTGTTGTTCGAAAGGAAATATTGTTCTGCCTCTAATACCCTCTCCGCCAGAGATGATCCAGCTCTTTTCTGACCAAACAGATGTGGGTAGAAAATTCAGACAAAATATCCGAGCCTATAATAATGTGTTTGCGTTCACTTCAATGGGTGTGCATGTTGATGAATCCATTAATCTTCAAGGTCGTGGAATTTATACTTTTCGTGCACAAGGTTCTATATATCATAAGATTGGTGGGCTTTTACCAAGTGAAGGGGCGAGACCACGATATCTACAAGCTTACATATATGACACCGAGCATGAACTTGACAATCGATTGTCTGAAAGTGTAGTTTTAGACAGGGCACTGGTTGAAAAGATACAACAGATATTGAATCACTATAATCCATTTGTCCATCAATTTCGAAGCCTCGGACAGCGCCAAGACTTGCCCAATTGCAGGCTCATCATAAGAGAGCAGCCTTCTAATCAACGTCAGTATTGTTTACCATCTACATCACAAGTTGCTGCTATTATAGTAGGAGGGGGCGACATCAATCCGAATGGAAGAGATTTAATTGTCCAAACAATTAGTGGAAGACTCTGGAATGTTAAAGACTCGGTCGGATATTACGACCCCATGCAGTATCCTTTGTTATTACCTTATGGAACATATGGGTGGGATATTAATAGTCATGATGAGAATGGAAGACCTATGTCATGTTGCGACTACTATGCATATATGTTACAG ATGCGCCCAGGTGATGAAAATCCTCTACTTCGAGGCGGACGGCTCTTACAACAGTATGTTGTAGATAATTACGTGAAAATTGAATCCCAAAAACTCAGATGGCTTCGCAGTAACCAAGATACAATTAGGAAAGAATTTTATCAAGGACTTCAAGACTCTTTTATTGCAGGGGAAAACAATGCAG GTAACGTCGGTCATAGGACAATTCTGCCATCATCATTTGTTGGAAGTCCACGTGATATGTACCAACGGTACCAAGATGCGATGGCTTTGGTTCAAAAGTATGGCAGACCAGATTTGTTTATCACTATGACGTGTAACCCGAATTGGGAAGAAATTAAAAGTGAGCTACTCCCTGGACAAACATCACAAGATCGTCCAGATTTAGAGGTCAGGGTATTTCGTTCAAAACTTGAGCAGCTAAAAGAAGACATCATCACCAAAGGGGTATTGGGAAGAGTTATTGCTCATGCTTTTGTCGTTGAATTTCAGAAACGGGGCCTACCACATGTACACATGCTGGTCATATTGGATGAAAATGATAAGCTTAATAACCCTGAAGATTATGACCGCATTGTTAGAGCAGAAATACCAGATAAAGATGAAGAGCCTCAACTTTATGATCTGGTGTTGAAACATATGATTCACGGTCCATGTGGAACCTTAAACCAACAGTCTTCATGTATGAAGAATGGGAGATGCAATAAAAGTTATCCAAAATCATTTGTAAATTTCACTGTGCAAGGAAACGATGCATATCCTATATATCGAAGACGAGCAAGTCGCTTACCAGTCCCTCTACGTAGATCTAGAGACACAATGGTGGATAATAGTTGGGTTGTTCCTTATAACCCGTGGTTGTTGCTACGGTATGATTGTCACATCAATGTTGAAATATGTGGGAGCATAAAGAGTGTCAAATACTTATATAAGTATGACTACAAAGGTCCTGATAGAGTTGCAGTTCAAGTGCAATCTGACCCAGAGTTCGATGAAATAAGACAATTTGTCGATGCAAGGTGGGTTTGTGCACCAGAGGCTTTATGGAGGATATTTAAATTTGTAATGAATAGAATATATCCAACAGTCGACAGATTACAAATACATCTTCCAAACATGCAACAAATCAGATTCGATGCAAATGAGACTGTAGAAGTCATTCTAACAGATGAGCATGCACAGAAGTCTATGCTTACTGAATATTTCACCATGAACCGTATGGATCCGGAAGCAAGACGATATCTGTATCGAGAATTCCCTCAATACTATAG GAACAACTACAAGGTAATTGGAAGAATATACAGTGTTTCACCCTCTGAAGGTGAGAAATTTTACCTACGTGTCCTTCTCAATCATATAAGAGGACCGAGATCATTTCGTGATTTGCTTACTATTAATGGAGTTCTGCAAACTACTTTTAAGGAAGCGGCAGAGAAACGAGGTTTGCTGGAAGATGACAATAGCATCCGACAATGTCTGTTAGAGGCCTCTGCAATTAGAATGCCATCAGCTTTGAGAAGATTATTCGTCACAATTTTGGTGTATAGTCAACCAACTGGTGTTCGAAGATTGTGGGATGAATTTTATCCTTTCATGATTGAAGATTATTCTTCTTCAAGTGATATTGTCGATGTTTCTGTCAGAAACAGGCTACTTCGAGATCTAAATAGAATGCTAGAACAATTTAATAAGGGCACTGGAGAATTTGATCTGCCTGAAATGACAAGTGAGCCAGAAGATAGTCTAGGAATACCGAGATGTATTGAAGacgaaatttctataaatatccCGCAAGAAGATATTGATGCAATTGACCACCTTAACAACGACCAAATGATTGCATTCAACACCATAATGGCCGCAGTTGAGGGAAGAGAAAGTGCATTATTTTTTATCGATGGTCCTGGAGGTACTGGGAAGACGTACTTATATCGTGCATTGCTAGCAAAGTTGAGAAGAATGAATCATATAGTCTTAGCCACAGCATCATCTGGAATTGCTGCAAATttattgtccggcgggaggacAGCTCACTCTAGATTCAAGATTCCACTCAATGTAGATGCATCATCCATGTGTTCCATAAGTAAACAGTCTGCTCTAGCACGACTGATACAAGATTCCACTGCAATTATTTGGGATGAGGCACCTATGACACATCGACATGTGTTTGAAGCACTTGATCGAACATTTCGAGACATAATGGATGTCGAATTACCGTTTGGTGGAAAGATAATGATTTTTGGGGGAGATTTTCGTCAAGTTCTCCCTGTTATTCCTAAAGGAACGAAGTCTGAACTCATTCAAGCCTCCATTGTGAAAGCAACATTTTGGGCACAAACAAAGATATTGAGATTGAGACAGAATATGAGATCCATAAATGACCACCAATTTGCAGAATTTCTACTTCGTGTTGGCGATGGAAGTGAACAAGTCATTGACGACGAAATGATGAGATTACCAGAACGCATGGTGGTTCCATGGGAAAGTGACCAATCTATCAATCAAATTATTGATGAAGTTTTCCCCAATTTGGGTGATCATGTAAATGATGCAAGATACATGGTGGACAGAGCATTGATTACTCCTATAAACGATGATGTGGACGTGTTGAATGAAAAGATAATCAATATGTTTCCGGGTGAAGAAATTACATTGTACTCATTTGACTCTGTTGAAGATGACATGAGAAATTTGTACCAACCAGAGTTTCTGAACTCAATAACCGCAGGTGGGCTGCCACCCCACAAGTTAACTTTGAAAGTAGGTGCTCCAATCATGCTTTTAAGGAATATTGACCCTAAATTGGGATTGTGTAACGGTACTAGATTGTTGTGTCGTGGTTCGTACCAAAATCTGATTGATGCTAAGATACTAACAGGACAGTTTGCTGGGACTAGAGTTTTTCTACCTAGAATTCCTTTGAAAAGTGCAGAAAATGCTGGGCTACCATTTCAACTAACAAGAAAGCAATTTCCAGTCAAACTGAGCTTCTCTTTGACCATAAACAAATCTCAAGGTCAGACTATCCCACATGTAGGTGTTTACCTCCCAGATCATGTTTTTAGTCATGGACAATTATATGTTGCATTGTCGAGAGGAGTATCAGAGTCAACCACAAAAGTTTTGGTTAAAAAAGGATCCATAGTTGGTGAAGATGGCGTATTTACGAAGAATGTAGTATTTAAAGAAGTTTTGCTTCATTCAAACACAAATGATCGATCGTCTTCATAG